CGGCGTGCAGCTGGGAACTCGATTCTTGATAGCGGAAGAATGCGCGGTTCATCCGCGTTTCAAGGAAAAAATTCTGGCGGCCGGCGATACGGACAGTGTGGTGACCGGTCTCAGCATGGGGCATGCAGTGCGCGGCGTAAAGAATCCTTTTACGGACAAGTTTCTTGCGCTCGAGCGGCAGCATGCGCCAGAGGAAGATTTGATTCAACTGGCAACCGGAAGCAATCGCTTGGCGGCTGTTGATGGCGATGTGGAAAATGGCATGGTTCAGGCAGGACAGAGTTTGTTGCCGCTCAGAGCGATCGAGCCGGTGCAGGTGATCATTGATGCGATTATGGCTGAGACTGTCAAGGTGCTGCACGGCGCAAGCGAATTGACACAAGACTGATAAAATATTCTAAGGAGGCTTTGTTGTGCTGAATAATGTAAAATTAACTGAAGGCGTCTATTTTGTTGGTGCGGTGGATTGGAACCTGCGCGATTTTCATGGTTACCATACCCCGCGCGGGGTGACGTATAACTCTTATTTGATCGTTGATGAAAAAATTTGCTTGGTCGATACGGTGAAGGCGCCGTTCGCGGAAGAAATGCTGGAACGGATTAGTCAGATTGTTGATCCGGCAAAGATCGATTATGTGATTACCAATCATGCGGAACCGGATCATGCCGGAGCGCTGCCGAAACTTATGGAAAAAGCGGTTAACGCAAAAGTGGTTCTGACGGCCAGCGGTAAAGACGGCGTCATGAAACAACAGCAGCGTTCCTATGATTTTATGGTTGTCAAAGAGGGGGACACGATCAATTTAGGCCGAAACAATCTGCATTTTGTGCCGTTGCCGATGCTGCATTGGCCGGATTCTATGGCCTGTTATTTGGATGGAGAACAAATTCTCTTCTCTAATGATGCTTTTGGACAGCATGTCTGTACGACGAAACGCTTTGATGATGAAAATGACCTGAATGAAGTCATGTATGAAGCCGGAAAATATTATGCCAACATTTTGATGCCTTACAGTCGTTTGATCGGCAAAGCGCTCGATAAAACCGGACAGCTGCCGGTTACGATGATTGCTCCCAGTCATGGCGTCATATGGCGCAGCCATATTGCGGAAATCATGCAGAAGTATGAGCAGTGGGGGCGCGGTGATGCCGGTGATACCGTGATTATCGTATATGACAGCATGTGGGGTGCGACCGAGCAAATGGCAAGGCGGATTCTCGATGGCGTGGCTGCTTCCGGAGTCAAAGGGAAACTTCATCGCTTGGGAGCGGCATCGCTTAGCGATATCATCACCGATGTGCTGGAAGCCGGTGGACTGATGGTTGGTTCTTCGACGCAGCATAATGGCGTTTTGGCCACTACGGGCGGATTTCTCACGTACTTAAAAGGACTGCGCCCGACGAATAAACTGGGTGCGGCATTCAGTACTTACGGCTGGTCGGGCGGCGCACAGAACACGATTGAGGAATTTCTCAAAAGCAGTGGTTTGACGGTTGAACAATCGGGCCTGTCGGTCAAATGGGCCGGCAGCAAGGAAGAGCTGGATAAATGTTTCGAGTTTGGCTTGGAGTTTGGTAAAAAAGTCAAGATGCGCAAAAAATAAGCTAACGTTAAAGAAACCGCAGGCATTGTCCGGCGGTTTCTTTGTTTAAAAAATTTCTTGAAAAAAGTCAAAAAGTCAAATAAAATAGAAGAAAAAACGAAGAGCAAATGCAAGTGCGAGTGAACGATATGTGGAATGTAGGTGAAAGCGATGCGTAATTTGGCTGACTATATCGAAGCGTTTATCCTAGGCAAACTGGAGCGGGAACGCGAGGAAATCGTTGTCTTAAAAAGGAATGAAGTGGCGGAGGCGATGGAGTGCGCTCCATCGCAGGTCACTTATGTCTTAGGGACGCGTTTTACGGTGGAACGAGGCTTTCAGGTGGAATCAAGACGCGGCGCAGGCGGATTTGTCAGGATAGCCCGCGTGCCGATTGAGACGTTGCTTTGTGAAGATGTGGCGCGCAATTTCGATGCGGAAACATCGCCGCAAGAATTAACCGTGATGCTGCGACGTTTGCAGCGTCAACAACTATTGACGCTGCGCGAGGTCGAACTGATCCGTTCTTTTTTCACGTTGTTATATCCTGAAGTGGAAGAGCAGACGCGTGTGCGTTTGATGCGTTCGTTGCTCTTGCGCCTGGCGAATTTAAACTAAGGAGGCGATAGGATGCGCTGTGACGATTGCAAAAAGAGAACGGCTAATGTGCATATTACGCAGCTGATTGACGATCAGCAACAGGAGAGATGGCTGTGCGCCGAATGCGCAAAAGCCTATGGCGAATTGGCGTTACCGCTGGATAAGCAGTTCTCTTTTCAGGATTTACTGACGGGCTTGCTCAGCCATAGTTATTTTAATGGGCAGGATGTGCAGACGGTGAGCTGCAGCAATTGTGCGATGACGTATCATGAGTTTGAAACGACGGGGAAGTTCGGTTGCAGTGAATGTTATACGGCGTTTGCGCAGCAACTAGAGCCGCTGTTGCGCCGCATTCATGGTTCCAGTCGGCATAACGGAAAGTTGCCGCGAAGGGCTGGCGCTAAACTGGAAGCGGCGCTGCGCATCCAGCGCTTACGTCAGGAGTTGGAACGCTGTATCCGTACAGAAGCATACGAAGAAGCGGCAAGACTGCGCGACGAAATCCGTGCACTTGAAAAGGAGAACATCGGTGAGAAGGAGGGGGAGGCAGATGGCAAAGGATGACTTGCTGAATCGTCCTCTGACGCCTTGGCTTTCTGGCGGTGGTGCGGAAGGGGATATTGTCTTGGCGAGCCGGATTCGCTTGGCGAGAAATTTAGCGAGCCTTCCGTTTCCCAATCGGGCCAGCTCGACTGAACTGGCTCGAGTCTGGGAAAGTGTGAAAGCATCGCTGCCGGATCTAAATGCCGGAGGAGGCGGGTATACGGCGCTTGCTATGGCGGATTTGACGGCGCTTGAGCGATATATTCTGGTTGAAAAACACATTGTCAGTCCCCGATTGGCGCGTGAACCGGAGCAGCGCGGTTTACTTGTCGATGCGGATGCCAGCGTCAGCATCATGGTAAATGAAGAGGATCATGTGCGAATACAATGTCTGCGCCCTGGACTTGACCTTGCCTCGGGTTTAAAGGGAGCGAATGAAATCGATGACTTGCTGGAGGCCCGTCAGGATATGGCGTTTTTAGCAGAAATCGGTTATTTGACGGCGTGCCCGACTAATGTCGGGACGGGGCTGCGTGCTTCCGTAATGCTGCATCTGCCGGCGCTCGTCATGACGAAACAGATCGATCGCGTTATTCAGGCGGTTATGCAGCTCGGGCTTGCGGTAAGAGGTCTGTACGGAGAAGGATCTGATGCGGCGGGAAATATCTTTCAAATTTCCAATCAGCTGACGCTGGGCCTTAGCGAAGGGGAAATGGTCGGAAATTTGGACGGTGTGGTGCGCCAAGTGGTGGAACATGAACGAAATGCCAGGAAAATGATGCAAGACAGTGCGGAAACTGAATTGAAGGACCGGATTTGGCGTTCCTTTGGCGTAATGCGCTATGCGCATACGCTAGGCGGCGTAGAGTGTCTTTCGATGCTGAGTCAGATTCGTTTAGGCATCGACTTGGGTATTATCGAGGGGCTGCCTGATGTTCTCTTTAATGAGTTGATGGTTGCGACGCGGCCTGCGTTTTTGCAAAAGTTAGCCGGTACGGTAAAATTAAATCAGGAAGAACGGCGTCGCGTGCGCGCCGATTTGGTGCGAGAAATTTTTAATCGGGAGGTGTGATCATGTTTGAAAAATTTACGGCCCGGGCGCAGAAGGTTCTTCTGCTGTCGCAAGAAGAGGCGGTGCGCTTAGGTCACAATTATGTCGGGACGGAACATTTGTTGCTGGGGTTACTGGCGGAAGGAGAAGGACTCGCGTTTCGTGCGCTTGCCTCGCTTGGCGTTGCCGCAGAAAGCGTACGCGTTGCGGTGGAAGAGATGGTCGGGCGCGGACAGGGAGGAAGCAGTCAGCTGGCGTATACGCCGCGTGCGAAGAAGTGCTTGGAGTTGGCGGTTGAGGAAGCGGTTGCCTTAGGCCATAATTACGTGGGGACGGAGCATATCTTGCTCGGCTTGATCCGGGAAGGGGAAGGCGTTGCGGCGCAGGTGCTGATGAATCTTGGCGTAGAGCGCAGGAACGTGCAGGCGCAGGTTGTAGAATTGTTGGGTGGCTTTGCAATGGCTGGGCAGGCTGCACAGGCGAAAGGCGCTGCTGTTAAGGAGAAAACGGCTACACCGAACCTGGACGAATTCGGGCGCGATTTAAATCAGATGGCGCAAAACGGGAAGATTGACCCGGTCATCGGACGTGATGCCGAAATTGAACGGGTGCTGCAAATTCTTTGTCGGCGAACGAAGAATAATCCGGTATTGATTGGCGAACCCGGCGTAGGCAAAACGGCGATTGCCGAAGGTTTGGCGCAGCGGATCATACAGGGCAATGTCCCTGAATTGTTGCGCGATAAACGAATCATCTCGCTGAATATGGCGTCCATGGTGGCCGGATCGAAGTATCGCGGCGAGTTTGAAGAACGAATGAAAAAGGTTATGGCTGAAATCGTTCAAAACGGGCAGGTGATACTATTTATTGATGAGATCCATACGCTGATCGGCGCTGGCGCGGCAGAAGGCGCGATCGATGCGGCTAACATATTAAAACCGGCCTTGGCACGTGGTGAGATGCAGGTGATCGGGGCAACGACGCTCGATGAATATAAAAAGCATATTGAAAAGGATGCCGCGCTCGAACGGCGCTTCCAAACGATCATGGTGGAAGAGCCTTCGGTGGAAGATGCGATTCGCATATTAAAGGGCGTGAGAGATCGCTATGAAGCCTTTCACCGGGTTAAAATCAGCGATGAGGCAGTCGAAGCCGCCGTGAAATTATCGCATCGTTACATTGCCGATCGTTTCTTGCCCGATAAGGCGATTGATTTGATGGATGAGGCTGCGTCGCGCCTTCGAATCCGCAATTTTTCCTTGCCGCCGGATGTGAAAGAACTTGAAAAGCGCCTCGAGCAATTGCGCGCGGAAAAAGAAGCGGCTATTTCCGCGCAGGAGTTT
This genomic stretch from Azotosporobacter soli harbors:
- a CDS encoding FprA family A-type flavoprotein; translated protein: MLNNVKLTEGVYFVGAVDWNLRDFHGYHTPRGVTYNSYLIVDEKICLVDTVKAPFAEEMLERISQIVDPAKIDYVITNHAEPDHAGALPKLMEKAVNAKVVLTASGKDGVMKQQQRSYDFMVVKEGDTINLGRNNLHFVPLPMLHWPDSMACYLDGEQILFSNDAFGQHVCTTKRFDDENDLNEVMYEAGKYYANILMPYSRLIGKALDKTGQLPVTMIAPSHGVIWRSHIAEIMQKYEQWGRGDAGDTVIIVYDSMWGATEQMARRILDGVAASGVKGKLHRLGAASLSDIITDVLEAGGLMVGSSTQHNGVLATTGGFLTYLKGLRPTNKLGAAFSTYGWSGGAQNTIEEFLKSSGLTVEQSGLSVKWAGSKEELDKCFEFGLEFGKKVKMRKK
- a CDS encoding ATP-dependent Clp protease ATP-binding subunit → MFEKFTARAQKVLLLSQEEAVRLGHNYVGTEHLLLGLLAEGEGLAFRALASLGVAAESVRVAVEEMVGRGQGGSSQLAYTPRAKKCLELAVEEAVALGHNYVGTEHILLGLIREGEGVAAQVLMNLGVERRNVQAQVVELLGGFAMAGQAAQAKGAAVKEKTATPNLDEFGRDLNQMAQNGKIDPVIGRDAEIERVLQILCRRTKNNPVLIGEPGVGKTAIAEGLAQRIIQGNVPELLRDKRIISLNMASMVAGSKYRGEFEERMKKVMAEIVQNGQVILFIDEIHTLIGAGAAEGAIDAANILKPALARGEMQVIGATTLDEYKKHIEKDAALERRFQTIMVEEPSVEDAIRILKGVRDRYEAFHRVKISDEAVEAAVKLSHRYIADRFLPDKAIDLMDEAASRLRIRNFSLPPDVKELEKRLEQLRAEKEAAISAQEFERAAQMRDEEQKVKEELETNQRQWKQRGSEQMAVVEEDIAQVAAVWTGVPVQKLAEEESQRLLRLEEVLHGRVIGQEEAVKAVARAVRRARAGLKDPRRPIGSFIFLGPTGVGKTELAKTLAEALFSNENAILRLDMSEYMEKHTVSRLIGAPPGYVGHDEGGQLTDAVRRKPYAVILLDEIEKAHQDVFNILLQVLEDGRLTDSKGRTVDFKNTVIIMTSNVGAKHLKEEAATLGFLAGNNDGKTQQTAAKERVLDEVRKLFRPEFINRVDEMIVFTRLTDEELGLIVDIMLKDVSKRLVENGLTLEVSEAAKLELLKAGRDAAYGARPLRRALQRLVEDEVADLILRREVGAGDRLVVDTDDKGELKVVKML
- a CDS encoding UvrB/UvrC motif-containing protein — translated: MRCDDCKKRTANVHITQLIDDQQQERWLCAECAKAYGELALPLDKQFSFQDLLTGLLSHSYFNGQDVQTVSCSNCAMTYHEFETTGKFGCSECYTAFAQQLEPLLRRIHGSSRHNGKLPRRAGAKLEAALRIQRLRQELERCIRTEAYEEAARLRDEIRALEKENIGEKEGEADGKG
- a CDS encoding CtsR family transcriptional regulator, coding for MRNLADYIEAFILGKLEREREEIVVLKRNEVAEAMECAPSQVTYVLGTRFTVERGFQVESRRGAGGFVRIARVPIETLLCEDVARNFDAETSPQELTVMLRRLQRQQLLTLREVELIRSFFTLLYPEVEEQTRVRLMRSLLLRLANLN
- a CDS encoding protein arginine kinase, whose product is MAKDDLLNRPLTPWLSGGGAEGDIVLASRIRLARNLASLPFPNRASSTELARVWESVKASLPDLNAGGGGYTALAMADLTALERYILVEKHIVSPRLAREPEQRGLLVDADASVSIMVNEEDHVRIQCLRPGLDLASGLKGANEIDDLLEARQDMAFLAEIGYLTACPTNVGTGLRASVMLHLPALVMTKQIDRVIQAVMQLGLAVRGLYGEGSDAAGNIFQISNQLTLGLSEGEMVGNLDGVVRQVVEHERNARKMMQDSAETELKDRIWRSFGVMRYAHTLGGVECLSMLSQIRLGIDLGIIEGLPDVLFNELMVATRPAFLQKLAGTVKLNQEERRRVRADLVREIFNREV